One window from the genome of Flexibacter flexilis DSM 6793 encodes:
- a CDS encoding quinone-dependent dihydroorotate dehydrogenase, which yields MYSLIRPILFRFSPEKAHHLTFGLLSNFLGSDFARKMVKQNLKVASPALRRTIAGLEFENPVGLAAGLDKDAKLTDELEALGFGFIEIGTLTPRPQAGNPQPRLFRLPTDQALINRMGFNNEGVEVAAQRLKQRKGKIIIGGNIGKNKDTPNENAVEDYLICFDALYEVVDYFVVNVSSPNTPNLRALQDKEPLKALLETLQQHNEQKPKAKPIFLKIAPDLTEGQLDDIVEIVLSTKIAGVVATNTTLSRENLQTSTSEVEKIGNGGLSGKPLTQHSTEIIRYLHQKSGGAFPIVGVGGVMTAQDALDKLAAGASLIQIYTGFIYKGPDLIREINQAILQQSQQKSPRS from the coding sequence TTGTATTCGCTCATTCGCCCGATTTTGTTTCGCTTTTCGCCCGAAAAAGCCCATCATCTTACCTTTGGTTTGTTATCCAATTTTTTGGGAAGTGATTTTGCTCGAAAAATGGTCAAACAAAATTTGAAAGTAGCGTCGCCAGCTTTGCGGCGCACCATAGCAGGATTAGAGTTTGAAAATCCAGTTGGGTTGGCTGCAGGACTTGACAAAGATGCCAAACTGACTGACGAGCTGGAAGCCTTGGGCTTCGGCTTTATCGAAATCGGGACACTTACCCCACGACCGCAGGCAGGCAATCCGCAACCGCGTTTGTTCCGACTTCCAACCGACCAAGCCCTTATCAATCGCATGGGTTTCAACAACGAAGGGGTAGAGGTGGCCGCCCAAAGACTCAAGCAACGAAAAGGCAAAATAATTATTGGCGGCAACATTGGTAAAAATAAAGATACGCCCAACGAAAACGCCGTAGAAGATTATTTAATCTGTTTTGATGCGCTATATGAAGTGGTTGATTATTTCGTAGTCAATGTGAGTTCGCCCAACACGCCCAATTTACGCGCGTTGCAAGACAAAGAGCCACTTAAAGCATTACTTGAAACACTCCAACAACACAACGAGCAAAAACCCAAAGCCAAACCCATCTTTTTGAAAATCGCACCAGACCTTACCGAAGGCCAATTAGACGACATCGTAGAAATAGTGTTATCCACAAAAATAGCAGGCGTAGTAGCCACCAACACGACACTTTCGCGCGAAAACCTACAAACTTCCACTTCAGAAGTGGAAAAAATAGGCAATGGAGGACTTAGCGGAAAGCCATTAACCCAACATTCGACCGAAATAATCCGTTATTTGCACCAAAAATCAGGCGGAGCGTTTCCAATCGTTGGGGTAGGGGGGGTGATGACCGCACAAGACGCACTCGACAAGTTAGCCGCAGGAGCAAGTTTAATACAAATTTATACTGGGTTTATTTATAAAGGGCCAGACCTTATCAGAGAAATAAACCAAGCCATTTTGCAGCAAAGCCAACAAAAAAGCCCGCGTTCTTAA
- a CDS encoding NAD-dependent epimerase/dehydratase family protein, whose translation MKVIITGASGMVGEGVLHECLQHPAIEQVLVVGRKTCGVTHPKLKEVLHSNFFDLKDVEPYLVGYDACFFCLGVSSVGMKEPEYTKLTHTLTLNFAQTILRLNPSISFSYISGAGTDSSEKGSSMWARVKGCTENDLKKLPFKKVYNFRPGYLQPTAGLKNTLPMYKYLGWLFPALRLFLGKYVSTLQQLGQAMINATLYQVDKDTPLEVPDILELAKR comes from the coding sequence ATGAAAGTTATAATTACGGGTGCCTCGGGTATGGTAGGCGAAGGCGTGCTACACGAATGTTTACAACATCCAGCCATCGAACAAGTTTTGGTAGTTGGTCGTAAAACTTGTGGCGTTACGCACCCCAAACTTAAAGAAGTTTTGCACTCCAATTTTTTTGATTTAAAAGATGTCGAACCTTATTTAGTTGGTTACGATGCTTGCTTTTTTTGTTTGGGCGTTTCGTCTGTGGGCATGAAAGAACCAGAATATACAAAACTTACACATACGCTTACGCTGAATTTTGCACAAACCATTTTACGACTAAATCCTTCTATATCATTTAGTTATATTTCTGGTGCAGGCACGGACAGCAGCGAAAAAGGTAGCTCAATGTGGGCGCGAGTGAAAGGCTGCACGGAAAATGATTTGAAAAAATTGCCGTTTAAAAAAGTGTATAATTTCAGACCAGGCTATTTGCAACCAACAGCGGGCCTAAAAAATACACTGCCTATGTATAAATATTTGGGTTGGCTGTTTCCTGCCCTGAGATTGTTTTTGGGCAAATATGTTTCTACGCTTCAGCAGCTTGGCCAAGCCATGATAAACGCGACGCTTTACCAAGTCGATAAAGATACGCCGTTGGAAGTGCCTGATATTTTGGAACTGGCCAAACGATAA
- the ybeY gene encoding rRNA maturation RNase YbeY, whose amino-acid sequence MATTKIHFFAEEIEFTLPQKQKHREWLLNLAKEEGFQVRELNYIFCDDEYLHKINVEYLDHDTLTDIITFDNSEVKGKIEGDIFISVDRVKENAGLFQGTFENEMRRILAHGLLHLCGYKDKSEQEEQLMRQKESHYIEKISTWNT is encoded by the coding sequence ATGGCAACAACTAAAATTCATTTTTTTGCGGAGGAAATAGAATTTACACTTCCTCAAAAGCAAAAGCACCGCGAATGGCTACTAAACTTAGCCAAAGAAGAAGGCTTTCAGGTCAGAGAGCTTAATTATATTTTTTGCGACGATGAGTATTTGCACAAAATAAACGTGGAGTATCTTGACCACGACACACTAACCGATATCATTACATTTGATAACTCGGAGGTAAAAGGCAAAATCGAGGGAGACATTTTCATAAGCGTGGACAGAGTAAAAGAAAATGCAGGGCTTTTTCAGGGGACATTTGAAAACGAAATGAGGCGCATTTTAGCACATGGGCTTCTTCATCTTTGTGGATACAAAGACAAAAGCGAACAAGAAGAGCAATTAATGCGCCAAAAAGAGAGTCATTATATCGAAAAAATTTCCACGTGGAACACTTGA
- a CDS encoding TolC family protein, translating into MRGITICYLLMFWVGINCAQAQTPNTYSLKEAIDFAIKNNMSVQSAQTDNAIAKAKVKETVGIGLPQINAEAKMTHHFQLQPNFFTPNSPFLNKMGVPFTVNDGVVTFPNIFQLQNSGTATATLNQLIFDGSYLVGLKAAKTYTELSERNITASKITVAENVSKAYYSVLVAEERSQLLDKNLARLDSMYKQTKAMLKNGLVEKIDVDRIEVSLNNIKIEQQKTARLVQLSRELLAFQMGLPSAKDLVLTEKLDKTNLDKTVVVNNEIDYTQRIEFQTINTQKALNQLEQRNIVAGYYPKLYGFASYGYVTANPKFGRMFDVSNNWSDYSSAGLNLQIPIFDGFQKKYKYQQSRLTAKKLELGTEQLKQSISLQAKQSEANWLNSLETLSIQQRNMELAQQVVKVTKSKYQQGVGSNIEVVNAETSLKEAHTNYYGALYDALIAKIDLDKALGKLYTEQ; encoded by the coding sequence ATGAGAGGGATTACTATTTGCTATTTGTTGATGTTTTGGGTTGGAATAAATTGCGCCCAAGCACAAACGCCGAACACTTATTCTTTAAAAGAAGCGATTGATTTTGCTATAAAAAATAACATGTCGGTGCAGTCTGCCCAAACAGATAATGCAATAGCAAAGGCCAAAGTAAAAGAAACTGTCGGCATTGGCTTGCCGCAAATCAACGCAGAAGCTAAAATGACGCATCATTTCCAGTTACAGCCTAATTTCTTTACGCCTAACAGTCCATTTTTGAATAAAATGGGCGTTCCGTTTACGGTTAATGATGGGGTTGTAACATTCCCAAATATATTTCAGTTACAAAATAGCGGTACGGCCACAGCCACACTCAACCAACTTATTTTTGATGGTTCGTATTTGGTGGGATTGAAAGCGGCCAAAACTTATACCGAACTTTCGGAACGCAACATTACTGCTTCCAAAATTACGGTAGCCGAAAACGTAAGTAAAGCCTATTACAGCGTGTTGGTAGCCGAAGAAAGAAGCCAACTTTTAGACAAAAATTTGGCACGTCTCGATTCCATGTACAAGCAAACCAAAGCGATGCTAAAAAACGGTTTGGTTGAAAAAATAGACGTGGACAGAATTGAAGTTTCTTTGAATAATATAAAAATTGAACAGCAAAAAACGGCGCGTTTGGTACAGTTGAGTCGCGAATTATTGGCCTTCCAAATGGGACTTCCGTCTGCAAAAGATTTAGTGCTTACCGAGAAACTCGACAAAACTAATTTGGATAAAACAGTAGTTGTAAATAATGAAATTGACTACACACAACGTATTGAATTTCAGACAATAAATACACAAAAAGCACTGAATCAGTTAGAACAGCGCAACATCGTGGCGGGCTATTATCCCAAACTTTATGGCTTTGCTTCTTACGGATACGTTACGGCCAATCCTAAATTTGGGCGTATGTTCGATGTGTCTAACAACTGGTCGGATTACAGCTCGGCAGGTTTAAATTTGCAGATTCCAATTTTTGATGGATTCCAGAAAAAATACAAATATCAGCAATCACGCCTAACCGCCAAAAAATTGGAATTAGGCACGGAGCAACTCAAACAAAGTATCAGTTTGCAAGCCAAACAATCTGAAGCCAATTGGCTTAATAGCTTAGAAACGCTTTCCATTCAGCAACGAAATATGGAGCTTGCCCAGCAAGTCGTGAAAGTTACAAAGTCCAAATATCAACAAGGCGTAGGCTCTAACATTGAAGTTGTAAATGCGGAAACCTCTCTGAAAGAGGCACATACGAATTATTACGGCGCACTGTATGATGCGCTTATTGCCAAAATTGATTTGGATAAAGCATTAGGCAAACTCTATACGGAGCAATAA
- a CDS encoding tetratricopeptide repeat protein has translation MKYKIFTTILIFLTCTTNLQAQNTSLSLAHAFMQKGELDNAMQAVEVAAVHPETANNPKTWYYKGWILKEKFKKQGMKDDNFSIRRTGSEAFAKSISLDTKAEYKSDCAKLIMYLTASLYNEGTDNFNDKKYKEAIPFFDEYIKEVSLLSTDSLDNSAYFYLGYSYYHEKNEAQAKKYLEKCRQLKYPDAVVYDFLGHIYDNEKKSAEALKTLEEGTAKYPKDKPLAITHVNVLMKNQKNKEAVTRIEKALQSDSKNLDLYLVLGTACERASAKDSVQKMMYLEKAQNAYKKALDLDSTNFMANYNYGIISYNKGVDQINNQSYDIDLLDLDKVLNQSTDLFKKALPYLERASRLKPENKNTLMALEGIYVHIQAEDKLAQVRTKLQK, from the coding sequence ATGAAATACAAAATATTTACGACCATTTTAATCTTCCTAACCTGCACAACCAATCTTCAGGCACAAAATACAAGTTTGAGTTTGGCACATGCCTTCATGCAAAAAGGTGAACTGGACAACGCCATGCAAGCTGTTGAAGTAGCAGCAGTTCACCCAGAAACTGCCAATAATCCCAAAACTTGGTATTATAAAGGCTGGATTTTGAAAGAGAAATTCAAAAAACAAGGCATGAAAGACGATAATTTTTCTATCAGAAGAACAGGGTCTGAAGCATTTGCAAAATCTATTAGCTTAGATACAAAAGCAGAATATAAATCTGATTGCGCTAAACTTATCATGTACCTGACAGCCAGTCTCTACAACGAAGGAACGGATAATTTTAACGACAAAAAATATAAAGAAGCCATTCCTTTTTTTGATGAGTATATCAAAGAAGTTAGTCTTTTAAGTACCGATTCTCTGGATAATTCAGCGTATTTTTATTTGGGATATTCGTACTATCACGAAAAAAATGAGGCGCAAGCCAAAAAGTATTTGGAAAAATGCCGCCAGTTAAAATACCCTGATGCCGTAGTCTATGATTTCTTAGGTCATATTTATGACAATGAAAAAAAATCAGCAGAAGCACTCAAAACCTTAGAAGAAGGAACAGCGAAATATCCAAAAGACAAGCCGCTGGCTATTACACACGTGAACGTGTTAATGAAAAATCAAAAAAACAAGGAAGCCGTAACGCGTATAGAAAAAGCACTACAATCTGACAGTAAAAACTTAGACTTATATTTAGTATTGGGCACAGCTTGCGAAAGAGCCTCAGCCAAAGACTCTGTGCAGAAAATGATGTACCTTGAAAAAGCACAAAATGCTTATAAAAAAGCCTTAGACTTGGATAGCACCAATTTCATGGCTAATTACAACTATGGTATCATCTCTTACAACAAAGGTGTTGATCAAATCAATAACCAAAGCTACGATATTGATTTATTAGACTTAGATAAAGTTCTGAATCAGAGTACAGATTTGTTCAAAAAAGCGTTACCATATTTAGAAAGAGCAAGCAGACTCAAGCCCGAAAATAAAAATACATTGATGGCCTTAGAAGGTATTTATGTACATATTCAGGCGGAAGACAAACTCGCACAGGTACGAACTAAACTCCAGAAATAA
- a CDS encoding TetR/AcrR family transcriptional regulator, whose translation METTEKILRGAEELFMRYGIKSITMDEIAKHLGISKKTIYQFFEDKDEIVFMSCKKHLCSDAECLQVISRGAANAVEEIFNLSEFLRNTVVRTHPSVLFDLQKYHKSSWDLYLSHKETVIEKYISSNIRRGIEEGLYRAEINVSIISHIRLDMIQMAFNPDIFPPTRYNLMEVHMQLMEHFIYGLLSPKGYETLQELKNKARNLAN comes from the coding sequence TTGGAGACTACGGAGAAAATATTGAGAGGCGCAGAGGAACTATTCATGCGCTACGGGATTAAGAGTATTACAATGGACGAAATTGCCAAGCATTTGGGAATTTCTAAGAAAACTATATACCAATTTTTTGAGGATAAAGACGAAATCGTCTTTATGAGTTGCAAAAAGCATTTGTGTAGCGATGCCGAATGCCTACAAGTTATTAGTAGAGGTGCAGCCAATGCCGTCGAGGAAATCTTTAATTTATCCGAATTTCTGAGAAATACCGTTGTGCGAACGCATCCATCGGTTCTGTTCGATTTGCAGAAATACCACAAAAGCTCTTGGGATTTGTATTTATCACACAAAGAAACGGTGATAGAAAAATATATTAGCTCCAATATCCGACGCGGTATTGAAGAGGGTTTGTATCGGGCAGAAATCAATGTGTCGATTATCTCACATATACGATTGGATATGATTCAGATGGCCTTCAACCCAGACATTTTTCCACCAACACGTTACAACCTCATGGAAGTGCACATGCAGCTGATGGAGCATTTTATTTATGGCTTGCTTTCGCCAAAAGGCTATGAAACTTTACAAGAATTAAAAAACAAAGCACGCAATTTGGCCAATTAA
- a CDS encoding NADH-quinone oxidoreductase subunit C has product MNIDEMVSRLQNQFGEKVLRWQIFPENQLCVEVVPTAIVEICAWLRTSPDFYFDSLSCLTGLDNGTQAATMEVVYQLYSIPLHRFLSLKVTLPREKPHVPSVVQVWRTADWHEREAYDLLGIVFENHPDLRRILMPEDWQGFPLRKDYQPQEFYHDIKVKS; this is encoded by the coding sequence ATGAATATAGACGAAATGGTTTCGCGGCTTCAAAATCAGTTTGGAGAAAAAGTGTTACGCTGGCAAATTTTCCCAGAAAATCAGCTTTGTGTAGAAGTTGTCCCTACGGCGATTGTGGAAATTTGCGCGTGGCTTCGGACGAGTCCCGATTTTTATTTTGATTCGCTCAGTTGCCTGACTGGTTTGGACAATGGCACGCAAGCCGCCACAATGGAAGTCGTTTATCAGTTGTACTCAATTCCATTGCATCGTTTTTTGTCTTTGAAAGTAACATTGCCCCGCGAAAAACCGCACGTGCCGTCGGTGGTGCAAGTTTGGCGTACGGCAGATTGGCACGAACGCGAAGCCTACGATTTGTTAGGCATTGTTTTTGAAAATCACCCTGATTTGCGCCGAATCCTGATGCCCGAAGATTGGCAAGGTTTTCCGCTTCGCAAAGATTATCAGCCGCAAGAATTTTATCACGACATCAAAGTAAAATCGTAA
- a CDS encoding phosphosulfolactate synthase, with protein sequence MKNYVLNNLPERTEKPRPFGVTMAMDKGLSVREVEDLMSIASGYIDVMKLGWATSYVTPNLEAKLAAYREAGVPTYFGGTLFEAFIIRNQFDDYRRVLDKYKMTYAEVSDGSIELDHDKKCEYIRLLSEQVTVLSEVGSKDAEKIIPPYKWIKLMNDELQAGAWKVIGEAREGGNVGLFRSSGEVREGLVEEILTQVPFEKIIWEAPQKSQQVFFIKLLGANVNLGNIAPHEVIPLETIRLGLRGDTFNHFLNQSK encoded by the coding sequence ATGAAGAATTACGTATTGAATAACTTACCCGAACGTACCGAAAAGCCTCGCCCTTTCGGTGTTACGATGGCTATGGACAAAGGTCTTAGCGTTAGAGAAGTGGAAGATTTGATGTCTATTGCTTCGGGTTATATTGATGTAATGAAATTGGGTTGGGCTACGTCCTACGTAACCCCTAATTTGGAAGCAAAATTAGCTGCTTACCGCGAAGCTGGCGTTCCTACTTATTTTGGTGGAACACTTTTCGAGGCTTTTATTATTCGTAATCAATTTGACGATTACCGCCGTGTGTTGGATAAGTATAAAATGACTTATGCGGAAGTTTCGGACGGTTCTATTGAACTTGACCACGACAAAAAATGTGAATATATCCGTTTGCTTTCTGAGCAAGTAACCGTGCTTTCGGAAGTAGGCTCTAAGGATGCGGAGAAAATTATCCCACCTTATAAATGGATTAAGTTGATGAATGATGAGCTTCAGGCGGGAGCTTGGAAGGTAATCGGCGAAGCCAGAGAAGGTGGCAACGTTGGTTTGTTCCGTTCGAGCGGCGAAGTGCGCGAAGGCTTAGTAGAAGAAATTCTTACACAAGTGCCTTTTGAAAAAATTATTTGGGAAGCTCCTCAAAAATCGCAACAAGTTTTCTTCATTAAATTGTTGGGTGCAAATGTGAACTTGGGCAATATTGCTCCGCACGAGGTGATTCCTTTGGAAACAATTCGTCTTGGTTTGCGCGGTGATACCTTCAACCATTTCTTGAACCAAAGCAAATAA
- a CDS encoding RDD family protein encodes MTEQKQYQFPNKGKRFFHLVFDELLCMGITFAVFKSLQINLEQNDPTKIDIKNTLISYAISFVFYTFFELIFKKTPAKFITRTHVVSDDGSTPSFLQIATRSICRLIPLEEISFLFNEYQGWHDRFSNTVVIEDEISEKIEY; translated from the coding sequence ATGACAGAGCAAAAACAATATCAATTTCCCAACAAAGGAAAACGTTTTTTTCATTTGGTTTTCGACGAACTACTTTGCATGGGCATTACTTTCGCAGTTTTCAAATCGCTGCAAATCAATCTTGAGCAAAACGACCCGACAAAGATAGACATCAAAAATACGCTTATCAGCTACGCCATTTCATTTGTATTTTATACTTTTTTTGAATTAATTTTCAAGAAAACACCTGCCAAATTCATTACGCGCACACACGTAGTCAGCGACGACGGCAGCACACCAAGCTTTTTACAAATCGCCACACGCAGTATTTGCCGACTCATTCCACTGGAAGAAATTTCTTTTCTGTTCAATGAGTATCAAGGTTGGCACGACCGTTTTTCCAACACGGTAGTTATAGAAGACGAAATCTCCGAAAAAATAGAATATTAA
- the lpxB gene encoding lipid-A-disaccharide synthase, protein MKYYIIAGERSGDLHASNLIKSLKQEDPNAQVRAWGGELSEQAGAEIAMHYEKMAFMGFLEVVQNLNTIRKALQFCKDDILAYKPDVVILVDYAGFNMKVAKFTKSQGIRTYYYISPKIWAWNQGRANNIKKYVDKMFVILPFEKDFYKKFDYEVDYVGNPINDSVAAFSPNPNFRKENGLDERPIIAILPGSRKQEIEQMLHYMVSIVPSFGDYQFVVAAVPNFPKKYYEQFRRNIITIVYDQTYDLLQEAKAALVTSGTATLETALFEVPQVVCYKGSVITYWIARSLIKVRFISLVNLIADKEVVKELIQDDFTPNNLLAELKKLLSGSPARTQQLTEYKKIKETIGQAGASEKTAKLIIKYLKESGATN, encoded by the coding sequence ATGAAATACTACATCATTGCAGGCGAACGATCAGGCGATTTGCACGCTTCTAACCTCATCAAAAGCCTTAAACAAGAAGACCCAAACGCACAAGTGCGTGCGTGGGGCGGCGAACTCTCCGAGCAAGCAGGCGCAGAAATCGCGATGCACTACGAGAAAATGGCTTTTATGGGATTTTTGGAAGTAGTCCAAAACCTAAACACCATCCGAAAGGCGTTGCAGTTCTGCAAAGATGATATTTTGGCCTACAAACCCGACGTGGTGATTTTGGTGGACTATGCTGGTTTTAACATGAAAGTCGCCAAATTCACCAAGTCGCAAGGCATACGCACGTATTATTACATCTCTCCAAAAATCTGGGCTTGGAATCAGGGCAGAGCCAACAACATCAAAAAATATGTGGATAAGATGTTCGTGATTTTGCCTTTTGAAAAAGATTTTTACAAAAAATTTGACTACGAAGTTGATTATGTGGGCAATCCAATAAACGATTCGGTCGCTGCATTTTCACCCAATCCGAATTTTAGGAAAGAAAACGGACTGGACGAACGTCCGATTATTGCCATTTTGCCAGGCAGCCGCAAGCAAGAAATTGAGCAGATGTTGCACTACATGGTAAGCATTGTTCCGAGCTTCGGAGATTACCAGTTTGTAGTGGCGGCCGTACCCAATTTTCCCAAAAAATACTACGAACAATTCCGTCGCAACATCATTACTATTGTCTATGACCAAACTTATGACCTACTACAAGAAGCTAAAGCTGCGTTAGTTACATCAGGTACGGCGACGTTGGAAACGGCCTTGTTTGAAGTACCGCAAGTAGTTTGTTACAAAGGAAGTGTCATTACCTATTGGATAGCTCGCAGCCTGATCAAAGTCCGTTTTATTTCTTTAGTAAATCTAATTGCAGATAAAGAAGTCGTAAAAGAACTTATTCAAGATGACTTTACCCCGAATAACCTACTTGCCGAGTTAAAAAAATTGCTTAGTGGAAGCCCTGCCAGAACACAGCAATTAACTGAATACAAAAAAATTAAAGAGACAATAGGGCAGGCTGGCGCATCTGAAAAAACAGCCAAACTGATTATAAAATACTTAAAGGAAAGTGGCGCGACCAACTGA
- a CDS encoding peroxiredoxin-like family protein, whose translation MATEYQNAINQKLNEVVSHSSPEALTQYGRLDGELKERDIKNTCFKTGDYIPDFSLPDATGKLQNIKKLHDRQWLVLTFYRGQWCPFCNIQLRALQKHIVDIENIPARLVAVSPQLPDKSLSMVEKHQLKYPVLSDAGNKVGKQFGLVYKVPEYLQKVYEKDGLHLEYYNGNGNIELPLPATYIINKEGKIVYHYVEVSPSDRLDPELLVAELKKLMASQPA comes from the coding sequence ATGGCTACTGAATATCAAAACGCAATTAATCAAAAGCTCAACGAAGTCGTTTCTCATTCTTCACCCGAAGCTCTTACGCAATATGGCCGCCTTGATGGGGAACTTAAAGAGCGCGACATCAAAAATACCTGCTTTAAAACAGGCGACTATATTCCCGATTTTAGTTTGCCTGATGCCACAGGCAAGTTACAGAATATCAAAAAGTTACATGATAGACAATGGCTTGTTTTGACATTTTATCGCGGACAATGGTGCCCGTTTTGTAACATTCAACTTCGTGCTTTGCAAAAACACATCGTTGATATAGAAAATATTCCTGCGCGTTTGGTAGCCGTTTCGCCACAGTTGCCTGACAAATCGCTTTCGATGGTAGAAAAACATCAACTAAAATACCCTGTGCTCAGCGATGCGGGCAATAAAGTAGGCAAACAATTTGGCTTGGTTTATAAAGTCCCCGAATATTTGCAAAAAGTATATGAAAAAGACGGCTTGCATTTGGAATACTACAATGGAAACGGAAATATAGAATTGCCACTTCCTGCCACTTACATTATTAACAAAGAAGGCAAAATTGTGTATCACTACGTGGAAGTAAGCCCTTCGGACAGACTAGACCCAGAACTTTTGGTTGCAGAACTAAAAAAATTGATGGCCAGTCAGCCTGCTTAA
- the mazG gene encoding nucleoside triphosphate pyrophosphohydrolase, with amino-acid sequence MPQIISTPDPRRAEKLAAFDRLLTIMDELRENCPWDKKQTMESLRHLTIEETYELGDAILNNDLAEIRKEIGDIMLHLVFYARIASETNTFDIADVLNGLCDKLVSRHPHIYGEAQADTEEQVKKNWESLKLKEKGNKGVLSGVPSSLPALIKAMRIQEKARGAGFDWDEKDQVWEKVQEELGEFQAETKAEIVDSKKVEGEFGDLLFSLINYSRFINVNPEEALERTNKKFIQRFSYLETESKADGKQLSTMTLDEMNEYWEKAKQFSK; translated from the coding sequence ATGCCTCAAATCATCAGTACTCCAGACCCGCGTCGCGCCGAAAAATTGGCGGCTTTCGACAGACTCCTGACCATTATGGACGAGTTGCGCGAAAATTGTCCTTGGGACAAAAAACAAACAATGGAAAGTTTGCGACACCTGACCATTGAGGAAACGTATGAGTTGGGCGATGCGATTTTGAATAATGACCTTGCCGAAATTCGGAAAGAAATCGGAGATATTATGTTGCATTTAGTTTTTTATGCGCGTATCGCTTCAGAAACCAACACTTTTGATATTGCTGATGTGCTAAATGGCCTTTGCGATAAATTGGTGAGCCGACACCCGCACATTTACGGAGAGGCTCAAGCCGACACCGAAGAGCAGGTAAAGAAAAATTGGGAAAGTTTGAAACTCAAAGAAAAGGGAAATAAAGGCGTGCTTTCTGGTGTGCCCAGTTCTTTGCCCGCCCTGATTAAGGCGATGCGCATTCAGGAAAAAGCCAGAGGCGCGGGTTTTGATTGGGACGAAAAAGACCAAGTTTGGGAAAAAGTGCAAGAAGAACTCGGCGAGTTTCAGGCCGAAACGAAAGCGGAAATTGTGGACAGCAAAAAAGTAGAAGGCGAATTTGGCGACCTGCTTTTTTCTCTTATCAATTATTCGCGTTTTATCAACGTAAACCCCGAAGAAGCCTTAGAGCGTACCAACAAAAAATTTATTCAGCGTTTTAGTTATTTAGAAACCGAATCGAAAGCCGACGGCAAGCAACTTTCTACCATGACATTAGATGAAATGAATGAGTATTGGGAAAAAGCAAAACAGTTTTCAAAATAG
- a CDS encoding 6-pyruvoyl trahydropterin synthase family protein, with protein MVYVCRKEHFNAAHKLYNPNWSEEKNREMFGPCANHNWHGHNFVLTVYVKGVPHPETGFVIDLKVLSKLINELVIEKLDHKNLNMDVDFMIGKMASCEILVMEIWKILAPAISAAAPNAQLHKLVLDETPRNFVEYYGE; from the coding sequence ATGGTTTACGTTTGCCGAAAAGAGCATTTTAATGCTGCTCACAAATTATATAACCCGAACTGGTCGGAAGAAAAAAACCGCGAAATGTTCGGCCCTTGCGCCAACCACAACTGGCACGGCCACAACTTTGTACTGACGGTTTACGTAAAAGGCGTACCGCACCCAGAAACAGGTTTTGTCATTGATTTAAAAGTACTTAGCAAATTGATTAACGAGTTGGTAATCGAAAAACTCGACCATAAAAACTTAAATATGGACGTGGATTTTATGATTGGCAAAATGGCCAGTTGCGAGATTTTGGTAATGGAAATCTGGAAAATATTAGCTCCAGCCATCAGCGCAGCCGCACCAAATGCCCAATTGCACAAACTAGTGTTGGACGAGACTCCGCGCAATTTTGTGGAATACTACGGCGAATAA